From Gimesia panareensis, the proteins below share one genomic window:
- a CDS encoding type II secretion system F family protein has protein sequence MEFLGVIFSLAFFVYFPIAGITAMMLSWRIRDFGHQGVNPLIIFCWKAYTLIMLTTSVIFLLLQVMAVVTNQLSLFGAALAGLPTVLVYCFTIYLEWQCFQLLRALNVGDDYILPQTLQNRVHLIRIGGSILLGMPLLIFVSVLVYLAPLFFLVLVFICCLLNVLALNKRSRETELLWLITFCVEKNIPLATEIDRYSKTMSGRYRNRLLNFSSRLHSGDSLSEAMAYSPGLLPQSAIVSVHIGEETKSPGIALRDAAVRATKKLHDTSDKSNLANLILYLTIILSLQFIITGFIMYFIVPKFKQIFLDFGIELPPITRSLIDASDLVYSYFYLFFPIFSLPVMILALLYFGNYFGWYNLRIPFITGWFPRLNTPHCLRQIAQAVAVESPPLIALDSVGNYHLWTDVRQQAQSAAIRIRQGHNFWESLQEADVISSAEAGLCSTAEKLGNLPYVLRTLADTIEQRSIRRMRYFTEICKPILICILAVLVGYTVLALFMPLIQLLLKYA, from the coding sequence GTGGAATTTCTAGGGGTGATATTTAGTCTGGCTTTCTTTGTCTATTTTCCAATCGCAGGCATCACCGCGATGATGCTTTCCTGGAGAATTCGGGATTTCGGTCACCAGGGAGTGAATCCGCTGATCATATTCTGCTGGAAAGCCTATACACTGATCATGCTGACAACAAGTGTGATTTTTCTCCTGCTCCAAGTTATGGCCGTCGTGACAAATCAGTTATCACTCTTTGGGGCTGCATTAGCAGGGCTACCGACCGTATTGGTTTATTGTTTTACCATTTATCTGGAATGGCAATGCTTTCAACTACTTCGTGCATTAAATGTGGGGGATGATTACATCCTGCCGCAGACACTGCAAAACCGGGTACATCTCATCCGCATCGGAGGCAGTATCTTACTCGGAATGCCCCTGTTGATTTTTGTATCAGTTTTAGTATATCTCGCTCCGTTATTTTTTCTGGTTCTGGTCTTCATCTGTTGTCTGTTGAATGTTCTGGCATTGAATAAGCGTTCCAGAGAAACAGAATTACTATGGTTGATTACGTTTTGTGTGGAAAAAAATATACCTCTGGCAACAGAAATCGATCGCTATTCTAAAACAATGTCAGGCAGATACCGTAATCGTCTTTTAAATTTCAGCAGCAGATTGCACTCTGGAGATTCGCTCTCCGAAGCAATGGCTTATAGTCCAGGGCTGTTACCACAATCTGCAATCGTGTCAGTTCACATAGGTGAAGAGACGAAAAGTCCAGGGATTGCATTACGTGATGCCGCGGTGAGAGCAACGAAAAAACTTCATGATACATCAGATAAATCAAATTTGGCGAATTTGATACTGTATCTCACGATCATCCTGTCTCTGCAATTTATCATCACAGGATTTATCATGTATTTTATCGTCCCGAAATTCAAACAGATCTTTCTGGATTTCGGCATCGAACTGCCGCCAATTACTCGGTCCCTAATAGATGCGAGCGACCTGGTATATTCTTATTTCTATTTATTCTTCCCCATCTTCTCACTGCCGGTGATGATTCTGGCACTATTGTATTTTGGGAATTATTTCGGCTGGTATAATCTCCGGATCCCTTTTATTACCGGCTGGTTTCCGCGATTGAATACCCCACATTGTTTACGACAGATAGCGCAAGCGGTAGCAGTCGAAAGTCCTCCACTGATCGCTCTGGATTCTGTCGGGAATTATCATCTATGGACAGATGTCAGACAGCAGGCCCAGTCAGCAGCGATCCGGATTCGCCAGGGACATAATTTCTGGGAGTCACTGCAGGAAGCAGATGTCATTTCCTCCGCTGAGGCGGGACTCTGCAGTACTGCTGAGAAACTGGGAAATCTTCCGTATGTCTTGCGTACTCTGGCCGATACGATCGAACAACGTAGTATTCGCAGAATGAGGTACTTTACTGAAATATGTAAGCCCATTCTGATTTGCATTCTGGCGGTTCTGGTGGGCTATACTGTGCTTGCACTTTTTATGCCCTTAATTCAGCTGCTTCTCAAATATGCCTGA
- a CDS encoding alpha/beta hydrolase family protein yields the protein MKNVFTTLLLFSCLISAPSITAADERVKIIPDVVYGHKFGMALTFDVFQPEKPNGAGVLFMVSGGWYSRWTDPQNMLSWFKPLLDEGFTVFCVRHGSSPKFKIPEVVEDVRRSVRFIRLHAKDYGVDPSRLGVWGGSAGGHLSLVLGTTSDKGKPEAKDKVLQESDRVAAVAAYYPPTDLREFVDEKSPYYQRFPALQFDKELADDFSPLLQVTPDDPPTLLIHGDQDKLVPISHSENIMQQFKEKKVPVELLVIENAAHGFRGDDQTRASQAVVKWFQKHLAKQAD from the coding sequence ATGAAAAATGTGTTCACGACATTATTGCTGTTTTCCTGTTTAATATCTGCACCTTCTATAACAGCCGCCGACGAGAGAGTGAAAATCATTCCGGATGTTGTGTATGGGCATAAATTTGGAATGGCACTGACCTTTGACGTATTTCAACCTGAAAAACCCAATGGAGCTGGAGTGCTGTTTATGGTCAGTGGTGGCTGGTATTCACGCTGGACGGATCCGCAGAACATGCTGTCCTGGTTTAAACCATTATTGGATGAAGGTTTCACAGTTTTCTGCGTGCGGCATGGCAGCAGTCCCAAATTTAAAATCCCTGAAGTCGTAGAAGATGTACGGCGAAGCGTGCGGTTTATTCGCCTGCATGCCAAAGACTACGGAGTTGATCCCAGCCGATTAGGAGTCTGGGGAGGAAGTGCGGGGGGACATTTATCGCTGGTGCTGGGGACTACGTCCGACAAGGGAAAGCCGGAAGCTAAAGATAAGGTTTTGCAGGAAAGTGATCGCGTGGCCGCTGTCGCAGCGTATTATCCACCCACCGACTTGCGGGAGTTTGTTGATGAGAAATCGCCTTACTATCAGCGTTTTCCGGCGCTACAGTTTGACAAAGAACTGGCCGATGATTTTTCACCTCTTCTGCAGGTGACGCCTGACGATCCACCGACGCTGCTCATTCATGGTGATCAGGATAAACTGGTTCCTATCAGCCATAGTGAAAATATCATGCAGCAGTTCAAGGAGAAAAAAGTTCCAGTTGAACTCCTGGTGATCGAGAATGCCGCACATGGTTTTCGTGGTGATGATCAGACGCGTGCCAGTCAGGCCGTCGTCAAGTGGTTCCAGAAACACTTAGCAAAGCAGGCAGACTAG
- a CDS encoding DUF1559 domain-containing protein, which translates to MSISCSFSRKAPLRTRSGFTLIELLVVIAIIAILIALLLPAVQQAREAAHRSSCKNNLMQVNIALQNYEMAHNVLPSGSVNPTGPVRNESKGYHVSWVLQILPYLDERVAFNKYDFNESAYAPVNKQVAEYRIPTLSCPSNPAPGHSYAGMQNDIEAPIDVNNNGVLFLNSSVRYDEILDGCSKTIFIGEFIDGNQRGWVSGTRSTLRNAGTQLNSRELTYFSGKAKFDERTQSENSTNGSGGSQASQNPLYVGGFSSYHMGGAHFGLGDGSVRFISENIDEGIYQALANRHDGQLISDF; encoded by the coding sequence ATGTCAATTTCATGTTCGTTTTCGAGAAAAGCGCCACTGCGAACTCGAAGTGGTTTCACTTTGATCGAGTTACTGGTCGTAATAGCCATTATTGCGATTTTAATCGCTTTGCTTCTGCCAGCAGTTCAGCAGGCACGGGAGGCAGCCCATCGTTCGTCCTGCAAAAATAATCTGATGCAGGTTAATATCGCACTGCAGAATTATGAGATGGCGCATAATGTCTTACCGTCTGGTTCCGTGAACCCCACCGGTCCGGTACGAAATGAATCGAAAGGGTACCATGTCAGTTGGGTACTCCAGATTCTACCTTATCTGGATGAGCGAGTTGCATTTAACAAGTATGATTTTAACGAAAGTGCCTACGCGCCTGTGAATAAGCAGGTCGCCGAATATCGAATTCCGACGTTGAGTTGTCCATCAAATCCGGCTCCTGGTCATTCATACGCCGGCATGCAGAATGATATCGAAGCTCCCATTGATGTGAACAATAACGGAGTCCTGTTTCTCAACAGCAGTGTGCGCTACGATGAAATCCTGGATGGTTGCTCTAAAACCATTTTTATTGGGGAATTTATTGACGGCAATCAACGAGGGTGGGTATCAGGAACTCGTTCCACATTAAGAAATGCGGGTACCCAACTGAATTCAAGGGAGTTAACTTACTTTTCCGGCAAGGCAAAGTTTGATGAACGGACGCAATCAGAGAATTCTACAAACGGTTCTGGGGGATCTCAGGCTTCTCAGAATCCTCTCTATGTTGGCGGTTTTTCCAGCTATCATATGGGAGGAGCCCATTTCGGTTTGGGTGATGGCAGTGTGAGGTTTATAAGCGAAAATATTGATGAGGGGATATATCAGGCACTGGCAAATCGGCATGACGGACAGTTAATTTCTGATTTTTAG
- a CDS encoding type II secretion system F family protein, whose product MTGLNKMDIQNVSAESLADLNDELSAMVRSGIPLDEGLRNAAKYLKKDSQSLIEQLIQKIEQGASLDAALESEAVRLPASYVALVKSGLQMGRLPEALTTFTSFSRARMELRREIGAALLYPAFVLFVAFLLSLFMCFIIFPELVTVDEIFQLKNTFLMNSFMKIIEFYQTWYLLIPLIFLLLIFSWNYSRHSFMMSREQNQSLSGALFTCLAYGWIPGYRKLIQDMNLSTFSEMAGVLLSYRVPLTDSLVLAAESTGNPKLINQFQRVAEKLEQGASLDISFQSAGQLPDYVKSMMVNPAHQNQLPGIMSEMARVYRTRVLNRMEWIKHILPVALVVLVAGGITICYALIVFLPFVEILKMLGSPSL is encoded by the coding sequence ATGACGGGCTTGAATAAAATGGACATCCAGAACGTTTCGGCCGAGAGTCTGGCCGATCTGAATGATGAACTGTCTGCGATGGTCCGCAGTGGAATCCCTCTGGATGAAGGACTACGGAATGCCGCAAAGTACCTGAAAAAAGATTCGCAGTCCTTAATAGAGCAACTGATACAAAAAATCGAACAGGGGGCTTCACTGGATGCGGCGCTTGAATCTGAGGCTGTTCGTCTACCTGCTTCCTATGTTGCATTAGTCAAATCTGGTTTACAGATGGGGCGTTTGCCGGAAGCACTGACGACGTTTACCTCATTTTCCCGCGCCAGGATGGAACTGCGTCGGGAAATTGGTGCCGCATTGCTGTATCCTGCCTTTGTTCTATTTGTGGCTTTTCTGCTTTCATTGTTTATGTGTTTCATCATATTTCCTGAACTGGTTACTGTTGATGAGATCTTCCAGCTTAAGAATACATTCCTGATGAACTCGTTTATGAAAATAATCGAATTTTATCAAACCTGGTATTTACTGATTCCACTGATTTTTCTGCTGCTGATATTCAGCTGGAATTACAGCCGACATTCATTCATGATGTCGCGGGAACAAAATCAATCCCTGTCAGGAGCCCTGTTTACCTGCCTGGCGTATGGCTGGATCCCAGGTTATCGAAAATTAATTCAGGATATGAACTTATCTACGTTTTCAGAAATGGCCGGAGTTCTGCTTTCCTATCGCGTTCCTCTAACCGATTCGCTGGTTCTGGCTGCGGAATCCACAGGTAATCCGAAGTTAATAAATCAGTTTCAGCGCGTAGCTGAAAAGCTGGAGCAGGGTGCATCTCTTGACATCAGTTTTCAATCGGCGGGACAGCTTCCGGACTATGTTAAATCAATGATGGTCAATCCAGCCCACCAAAACCAGCTGCCAGGCATAATGTCAGAGATGGCTCGTGTTTATCGAACGCGTGTCTTGAATCGCATGGAATGGATCAAACACATCCTTCCAGTAGCTTTGGTGGTACTGGTCGCCGGAGGCATTACGATCTGCTATGCCCTGATTGTCTTTTTACCTTTTGTTGAAATTTTGAAAATGCTGGGAAGTCCTTCACTATAA
- a CDS encoding PulJ/GspJ family protein — protein sequence MDLREGFTLIEMLAVMATMSILFTVAVTTLAFLMRVEMQGTERIQDNLILQKLSHQFRMDVATARQANLMPDNQKQLNLDRGHGTSIVYFMTQSGDAMRREIRKEGKLISQEEYRLHLSDTKFEIDQQELVSLELQIPEETNHENKTLKPLNRVFRCESHLNHQNRFLNQSVESR from the coding sequence TTGGATCTGCGTGAAGGATTTACGTTGATTGAAATGCTGGCTGTGATGGCCACGATGTCGATTCTGTTTACAGTGGCAGTGACTACTCTGGCATTTCTGATGCGCGTAGAGATGCAGGGTACAGAGCGCATCCAGGACAATCTGATTCTACAAAAGCTCTCGCATCAATTCAGGATGGATGTCGCAACTGCTCGGCAAGCAAATCTTATGCCGGATAACCAGAAACAATTGAATCTGGATCGAGGGCACGGAACTTCCATTGTCTATTTTATGACTCAATCCGGTGATGCGATGCGTCGGGAAATTCGCAAAGAAGGCAAGCTCATTTCTCAGGAAGAATATCGTTTACACCTGTCAGATACGAAATTTGAAATTGATCAGCAGGAACTGGTTTCGCTGGAACTACAAATTCCTGAAGAAACCAATCACGAAAATAAAACGCTGAAACCCCTGAATAGGGTTTTCAGATGTGAATCGCATCTAAATCATCAGAATCGATTCCTGAATCAGTCTGTGGAATCCAGGTAA
- a CDS encoding DUF1559 family PulG-like putative transporter, translated as MKTQQQNRSQPAGFVLVELWCVLLVIMVLIALLLPAVQQAREAARSNVCKNNLMQLGIALQNYRMAHQVFPPGTINPQGPILNQPEGYHVSWVLQILPLLDERAAFLSYDFMKGVYDPVNSDTANYMLQCFICPSSPTGGYNYAGCQHDVEAPIDADNQGVFYLNSRIREKDLKDGRSYTIFLGETSDGGLLSWTSGTSSTLRNMGTKINQLMSTRLSPRAAYPYGNASGYQFKNDPLSAGYEGEEDWNAEGNLEGTRQKKELTPEEKKALLHVGGFSSFHAEGAHFSFGDASVRYLSQKTDYQVLKRLANRQDGNLVGEF; from the coding sequence ATGAAGACTCAGCAACAGAATAGATCACAACCTGCGGGTTTTGTGCTGGTTGAGCTGTGGTGCGTTTTATTAGTAATCATGGTACTGATCGCTCTCTTACTGCCGGCGGTGCAACAGGCACGAGAAGCTGCGCGGTCCAATGTGTGTAAAAACAACCTGATGCAACTGGGGATCGCGTTGCAAAACTATCGGATGGCACATCAAGTATTTCCCCCAGGAACTATCAACCCACAGGGGCCCATCTTAAATCAACCCGAAGGTTACCATGTCAGTTGGGTTCTTCAGATACTCCCTTTACTGGACGAGCGGGCCGCATTCCTCAGTTATGATTTCATGAAAGGGGTGTATGATCCTGTCAATTCAGACACCGCAAACTATATGCTGCAATGTTTTATTTGTCCTTCCAGCCCCACGGGAGGCTATAACTATGCCGGCTGTCAGCATGACGTAGAGGCACCCATTGATGCAGATAATCAGGGAGTATTTTATTTAAACAGCAGGATTCGTGAAAAGGATTTGAAAGATGGTCGCTCTTATACCATCTTTTTGGGAGAAACATCAGATGGAGGTTTGCTGAGCTGGACTTCAGGGACTTCTTCAACCTTGCGGAACATGGGGACGAAGATTAATCAGTTGATGTCCACCAGGTTATCGCCTCGTGCAGCTTATCCTTATGGGAACGCTAGTGGATATCAATTCAAAAACGATCCGCTATCTGCCGGTTATGAGGGGGAAGAAGACTGGAATGCAGAAGGCAATCTCGAAGGGACTCGTCAAAAAAAGGAACTGACTCCGGAAGAGAAAAAAGCATTGCTCCATGTTGGGGGATTTTCAAGTTTTCATGCAGAGGGCGCTCATTTTAGTTTTGGTGATGCTTCAGTGCGCTATCTCAGCCAGAAAACCGATTATCAGGTTTTGAAGCGGCTGGCCAATCGTCAAGATGGAAATCTGGTTGGGGAGTTTTAG
- a CDS encoding type II secretion system F family protein translates to MKQFSYLCIGYDGEEVSGFLSADSDESARIKLMGQGLKIVRVDLCETADSTDTASGRDEAAEITEFEGVSLEDFGKTIWSTQPDYLDTIRKSSQHQIQGLPLSASMRTLSEESPSRSLARTFEKMALDLEQGRTTEQTFQEYLQSVPQNLSSLIRVSASTDKLESVIEDYIESERLLKQSRHKLLAALFYSAILILGSFILFYFLMTIILGSYKVLMLDLGIELPGLTILMIKTSDVIANYGIKMLLITLGSALLVWFSFDFLRMRAMRRRMINRIPVFGTILSNTSVAQFCRILAGLIDARVKLPEALTLAAQMTRDPNLIAGCDILIKRTNAGFSLMESAQSSPHFTKSFIHLFRWQDQPQIFVESLRASSNIYQAKADLKTGTLIFILQPVLIIGMLILLGIPIVAVYLPMLKMLKNLV, encoded by the coding sequence ATGAAGCAGTTTTCATATCTCTGTATCGGATACGATGGCGAGGAAGTGAGCGGTTTTCTGTCCGCTGACAGTGATGAATCGGCGCGTATCAAGTTGATGGGGCAGGGGTTGAAAATAGTTCGGGTCGATTTATGTGAAACTGCAGATTCTACAGATACAGCTTCTGGTAGAGACGAGGCTGCAGAAATCACTGAATTCGAGGGAGTGTCGCTCGAAGATTTTGGAAAAACAATCTGGAGTACCCAACCGGATTATCTGGATACAATCCGGAAAAGTTCACAGCATCAGATTCAGGGTTTGCCACTTTCGGCAAGTATGCGCACGCTATCGGAAGAGTCCCCATCTCGAAGTCTGGCGCGGACATTTGAGAAAATGGCTCTTGATCTGGAACAAGGCAGGACGACCGAGCAAACTTTTCAGGAATATTTACAGTCGGTCCCTCAGAATCTTTCCTCTCTGATCAGAGTGTCAGCAAGTACAGACAAACTGGAATCTGTGATCGAGGATTATATTGAAAGCGAACGGTTACTCAAACAATCCCGACATAAACTTTTAGCCGCTCTATTTTATTCAGCCATATTAATTCTGGGATCTTTTATTCTGTTTTATTTTCTGATGACAATCATCCTGGGAAGCTACAAAGTGCTGATGCTGGACCTGGGTATTGAGCTTCCCGGATTGACTATTTTGATGATAAAAACTTCTGATGTAATAGCGAATTATGGTATCAAGATGCTGCTTATCACACTGGGCAGTGCCTTGTTGGTCTGGTTCAGTTTCGATTTCCTGAGAATGCGCGCTATGAGACGCAGAATGATTAATCGAATCCCAGTGTTTGGTACTATTCTAAGTAATACCTCTGTTGCACAGTTTTGTCGCATCCTGGCTGGCCTGATCGATGCCAGAGTAAAATTACCAGAAGCACTGACGTTAGCAGCACAGATGACTCGAGACCCTAACCTGATTGCAGGGTGTGATATTCTAATCAAACGGACGAATGCAGGATTCAGTCTGATGGAATCTGCTCAAAGTTCACCCCATTTTACCAAGAGTTTTATCCATCTGTTTCGCTGGCAGGACCAGCCACAGATCTTTGTTGAGTCGTTGCGGGCCAGCAGTAATATCTATCAGGCCAAAGCGGATCTGAAAACCGGAACTCTGATTTTTATACTTCAACCAGTGTTAATCATCGGCATGCTGATTTTATTAGGTATTCCGATCGTGGCTGTCTATCTGCCCATGCTCAAGATGTTGAAGAATCTCGTATAA
- a CDS encoding ABC transporter permease has translation MFRGSLIFTSFAIKKDVYLRKIHLFRFACIGIVFLMFFSSWLSSSRVGSPGLDFFSKMIWLDFWLVTLAGIGIFSTAITEEKDEETLPLLKLAGISSLGLLLGKSTVRAVRIILLILAQVPFLLLAVGLGGITPLQIFATLFAMVAYVVLISNFALLCSVYARRSGDAIALVLIAMTILFLFPYLLSELLLNLQSRGLISSQGYFARGIDCISQISQRVSVIEQFQKILTTGFSGSVISIQVVSNIVIGLICFLTAWACFESGSVRVAAEKSDGPVRKWKTRFRKHRPGNLALAWKEFQFTTGGKKAFLFKLLFYPLLILLVTGGSMLLDQYSSISFISSFSWRGMMSTSLLLLCGGFVIESTLYVSQVFREERRQKMMPLLMLLPHSLARIMCEKLLGVCPL, from the coding sequence ATGTTTCGCGGATCTTTGATTTTCACGAGTTTTGCTATCAAAAAAGATGTCTATCTCAGGAAAATACATCTCTTTCGATTTGCCTGTATTGGTATTGTGTTTCTCATGTTTTTCTCTTCCTGGCTCAGCAGTTCTCGTGTTGGTTCTCCAGGACTTGATTTTTTCTCAAAGATGATCTGGCTTGATTTCTGGCTGGTGACGCTGGCAGGTATTGGCATTTTTTCGACGGCAATCACTGAGGAGAAAGATGAAGAGACGTTGCCATTATTGAAGCTGGCTGGTATCAGTTCACTGGGGCTGCTTCTGGGGAAATCTACGGTTAGAGCAGTTCGGATAATTCTGTTGATCCTGGCACAAGTGCCCTTTCTGTTACTGGCAGTAGGCCTGGGAGGAATAACCCCTCTGCAGATATTTGCCACTCTTTTTGCAATGGTGGCTTATGTTGTTCTGATTTCGAATTTCGCTCTGCTATGCTCGGTTTATGCCAGGCGGTCAGGTGATGCCATTGCTCTCGTGCTGATTGCAATGACGATACTTTTCCTGTTCCCCTATCTGCTTTCGGAGCTTTTATTAAACCTGCAATCACGAGGTTTAATTAGCTCTCAGGGATATTTCGCACGCGGGATCGATTGTATTTCTCAGATCAGTCAACGGGTATCGGTCATTGAACAATTTCAGAAGATTCTGACGACCGGCTTCAGCGGATCGGTAATCAGTATACAAGTCGTAAGCAATATTGTAATTGGATTAATTTGTTTTCTAACTGCCTGGGCCTGTTTTGAGTCTGGTTCAGTTCGCGTTGCAGCAGAAAAATCTGACGGTCCAGTTCGAAAATGGAAAACTCGATTTCGGAAACATCGACCTGGTAATCTGGCTCTGGCCTGGAAAGAGTTCCAGTTTACTACCGGAGGCAAGAAGGCTTTTCTTTTCAAATTGCTGTTCTACCCACTGCTGATTCTTCTGGTTACAGGAGGAAGTATGCTCCTGGACCAATATTCCTCCATTTCGTTTATCTCGTCTTTCAGCTGGCGTGGCATGATGAGTACTTCGCTGCTTTTACTCTGTGGCGGTTTTGTGATTGAAAGTACATTGTATGTATCACAGGTATTCCGTGAGGAACGCAGGCAAAAAATGATGCCCTTACTCATGTTGCTTCCTCATTCGCTGGCTCGGATCATGTGTGAAAAGTTATTAGGAGTGTGTCCGTTGTAA
- the asnS gene encoding asparagine--tRNA ligase codes for MIRTKIKSALHSSQPGENIKVSGWVRTRRDSKSGFSFVELNDGSCMANLQIVIDQSVPDYDTLIKDVTTGASISVTGKVNESPGKNQRIELHAESFYLYGTADADSYPLQKKRHSFEFLREIAHLRPRTNTFGAITRVRNEAAYAIHRFFQSRGFIYIQTPIITTSDCEGAGEMFQVTTLNLERLAQVQTEIDFSQDFFGKPASLTVSGQLEAEIFATSLGECYTFGPTFRAENSNTSRHLAEFWMIEPEMPFYDLEDNMALAESFVRTVIGDVLQNCPEDMEFFNQRIDQTTIEKLRNITDNEFIRISYTEAIEILKSSGKQFDFPIEWGSDMQSEHERFLTEEHFKQPVIVYNYPRTIKPFYMRCNDDNKTVCAMDVLVPGVGEIIGGSQREERYDILVDRMQEGGLVPDEYWWYTDLRKYGTVPHSGFGLGFERLIQLMTSMTNIRDCIPFPRTPKNAEF; via the coding sequence ATGATTCGTACCAAAATTAAATCAGCACTGCATTCATCCCAACCGGGTGAAAATATCAAAGTCTCTGGTTGGGTCCGAACCCGCCGTGATTCCAAGAGTGGCTTTTCCTTCGTAGAACTGAACGATGGCAGTTGTATGGCGAATTTACAGATTGTCATCGATCAAAGTGTCCCAGACTACGACACACTGATTAAAGATGTAACAACCGGAGCCAGCATCTCAGTGACCGGAAAGGTGAATGAATCTCCCGGCAAAAACCAGCGTATTGAACTACACGCGGAATCGTTTTATTTGTACGGCACGGCTGATGCGGACAGCTATCCCCTGCAGAAAAAACGACACAGCTTCGAGTTTCTCAGAGAGATCGCTCATCTGCGTCCGCGAACCAATACATTCGGAGCCATTACCCGCGTACGCAACGAAGCCGCTTATGCTATTCATCGCTTCTTTCAGTCGCGTGGGTTTATCTACATTCAGACTCCGATCATTACCACAAGTGACTGTGAAGGGGCTGGAGAAATGTTTCAGGTCACCACACTCAACCTGGAACGACTGGCACAAGTGCAGACCGAGATCGATTTCTCACAGGACTTTTTCGGGAAACCAGCTTCATTAACAGTCAGCGGGCAGTTGGAAGCTGAAATTTTCGCCACTTCCCTGGGCGAATGTTATACATTCGGCCCCACGTTCCGCGCTGAAAACTCCAATACGTCACGCCACCTTGCTGAATTCTGGATGATCGAACCAGAAATGCCGTTCTACGATCTCGAAGACAATATGGCTCTCGCAGAAAGTTTTGTCAGAACGGTCATTGGCGATGTTTTGCAGAACTGTCCCGAAGATATGGAATTCTTTAATCAGCGGATTGATCAGACGACAATCGAAAAACTGCGTAATATTACTGACAACGAATTCATTCGCATTTCTTATACAGAAGCCATCGAGATTCTCAAATCGAGTGGAAAACAGTTCGATTTTCCCATCGAGTGGGGAAGCGATATGCAATCTGAGCATGAGCGGTTTTTAACCGAGGAGCACTTCAAGCAACCAGTGATCGTCTACAATTATCCCCGAACGATCAAACCCTTTTACATGCGTTGCAATGATGATAATAAAACTGTGTGTGCCATGGACGTGCTCGTCCCGGGAGTTGGCGAGATCATCGGCGGCAGCCAACGGGAAGAACGCTACGATATTCTTGTTGACCGTATGCAGGAAGGGGGACTGGTCCCCGATGAATACTGGTGGTACACGGACCTACGAAAGTATGGAACCGTTCCCCATTCCGGTTTTGGACTAGGATTTGAACGGTTGATTCAACTCATGACATCCATGACCAATATTCGTGACTGCATCCCCTTCCCCAGAACACCGAAAAATGCAGAATTTTAA